From Pelotomaculum schinkii, the proteins below share one genomic window:
- the hepT gene encoding type VII toxin-antitoxin system HepT family RNase toxin — MVDPLVVNRKLQKLTGYLIELEKMKEITLEEYRSDFRHRRTVERLIQLIVDVAVDINTHTIVDAGKPPPADAFNSFLEAAEIGLYPKIFAKEIAPSTGERNIIVHDYESIDDTIVFESISEAIELYYQYVKYVSEYNRKFMKSNPKKK; from the coding sequence GTGGTTGATCCCTTAGTTGTCAACCGTAAGCTGCAGAAGCTGACCGGCTATCTAATAGAGCTAGAGAAAATGAAAGAAATTACATTAGAAGAGTACCGGAGCGATTTTCGGCATCGCCGGACTGTAGAGCGCTTAATTCAACTCATTGTAGATGTAGCAGTAGATATTAACACTCACACGATAGTCGATGCCGGGAAACCTCCCCCTGCGGATGCATTCAACTCTTTTCTGGAAGCAGCAGAGATTGGACTTTATCCAAAGATATTTGCAAAAGAGATCGCTCCATCCACAGGGGAGAGAAACATTATTGTCCATGATTATGAAAGTATTGATGATACAATTGTTTTTGAAAGCATATCAGAGGCTATTGAATTATATTACCAATATGTTAAGTATGTTTCCGAGTATAACCGCAAGTTTATGAAGAGCAATCCCAAGAAAAAATGA
- the mntA gene encoding type VII toxin-antitoxin system MntA family adenylyltransferase antitoxin, whose translation MDLDTLYRPGFKKICQDHGISMAILFGSQATGKAIEGSDLDLAVWLEKPDLLSGSPEVSRARRHMLRDFINYLGTGNIDLVILNHASPILKFQVARNGKPVYQKEAGIFAGFCSRALREHNDARIFYRATEEYLQKAIKRRGKGG comes from the coding sequence ATGGACTTGGATACGCTCTATAGGCCTGGCTTTAAAAAAATTTGTCAGGATCACGGTATTTCTATGGCCATACTCTTTGGCTCACAGGCTACTGGAAAGGCAATCGAGGGAAGTGATCTTGACCTGGCGGTCTGGCTTGAAAAGCCTGATTTGTTATCAGGTTCGCCCGAGGTTTCCCGTGCTAGAAGGCATATGTTGCGGGATTTCATTAATTATCTTGGAACAGGAAATATTGATCTGGTCATTTTAAATCATGCTTCCCCTATACTTAAATTTCAGGTAGCCAGAAACGGTAAGCCGGTTTACCAAAAGGAAGCTGGAATATTCGCCGGTTTCTGCTCCCGTGCCTTGAGAGAACATAATGATGCCCGTATTTTTTATCGGGCAACCGAAGAATATCTACAGAAAGCAATTAAAAGGAGAGGAAAAGGTGGTTGA
- a CDS encoding RNA polymerase sigma factor — translation MKEETIVQKLKNGDMQILRLVYELFYKSVYQAAFFITSDPSLAEDAVHEVFFKLPSRIEQLEDPSKLEAWLCRMASNTARDIIRRHSRSGLFAGARDVCPDNQAGSPETTLLANEDKTTIKQYIERLQPDYKIVIYFKYYQDLKIEEISKILGIPLGTVKSRLIRARAELRKIIETENLNRQNVSSLPDRKGVK, via the coding sequence TTGAAAGAAGAAACAATTGTGCAAAAACTAAAAAACGGTGATATGCAAATTTTACGGCTGGTCTACGAGCTTTTCTATAAATCAGTCTATCAGGCAGCTTTTTTTATCACCAGCGACCCAAGCCTGGCTGAAGACGCCGTCCATGAAGTCTTTTTTAAACTTCCAAGCAGGATTGAACAGCTTGAAGACCCCTCAAAACTGGAAGCCTGGCTATGCCGTATGGCTTCCAACACGGCCAGGGATATCATCCGCCGCCACTCCAGGAGCGGTCTTTTCGCCGGGGCCAGGGATGTTTGCCCGGACAATCAGGCGGGCTCCCCGGAAACAACCCTACTGGCTAATGAAGATAAGACAACTATCAAACAGTATATCGAGCGCCTTCAACCAGATTATAAAATAGTTATTTATTTTAAATATTATCAGGACCTGAAAATTGAAGAAATAAGTAAAATCCTCGGTATACCGCTAGGTACTGTTAAATCCCGCCTGATTAGAGCAAGGGCGGAATTAAGGAAAATAATAGAGACGGAAAATCTTAATCGCCAAAATGTAAGCAGTTTACCAGACCGGAAAGGGGTGAAGTAG
- a CDS encoding DUF4367 domain-containing protein has translation MKQPSGIELEKLIQDSVREMVESAAPPPLEESWARFEKKLHEQQSDILKHPAGKSKNLLPIRLAIAAGIMLLLAGTLSVSFPTKARALGVKIVNIVETLLSGTQMNVRTEYKHNEPGQTPPGEEIREVEIGQEITVSIDEARAVSPYPLAIPEYLPPGFTLDTVKFQEMVKPIAKVTMRFTGSDASYFLFTQVNSPGGYAQGYGYDLEDTTVEDFIAGENNGKLVTFKNNSIKLFWIKQGVIYTLEGAIPKEDALKIIESM, from the coding sequence ATGAAGCAGCCTTCCGGCATTGAATTGGAAAAACTAATTCAAGACAGCGTACGGGAAATGGTTGAATCGGCTGCTCCTCCCCCGCTGGAAGAATCCTGGGCGCGTTTTGAAAAAAAGCTGCACGAGCAGCAGTCCGATATCCTAAAGCATCCCGCAGGAAAAAGCAAAAATCTATTACCTATACGCCTGGCCATAGCGGCAGGTATTATGCTGCTATTAGCCGGAACCCTTTCCGTCTCTTTCCCAACAAAGGCCAGAGCGTTAGGCGTAAAAATAGTGAATATTGTTGAGACCCTGCTCAGCGGCACCCAGATGAATGTCAGGACTGAATACAAACATAATGAACCCGGCCAGACCCCGCCCGGTGAGGAAATCAGGGAAGTTGAGATTGGACAGGAAATTACCGTTTCAATAGATGAAGCAAGGGCAGTTTCTCCTTACCCCTTAGCGATTCCTGAATATTTGCCTCCCGGCTTTACCCTTGATACGGTCAAATTTCAGGAAATGGTAAAACCAATTGCAAAAGTTACGATGCGTTTTACCGGCTCTGATGCAAGTTACTTCTTGTTTACGCAGGTTAACTCACCCGGTGGATACGCCCAAGGGTACGGCTACGACCTGGAAGACACCACCGTAGAAGATTTTATTGCCGGGGAAAACAACGGCAAGCTTGTCACTTTTAAAAATAATTCGATAAAACTTTTTTGGATAAAACAGGGTGTAATTTATACGCTGGAGGGAGCTATCCCGAAAGAAGATGCCTTGAAAATAATCGAATCCATGTGA
- a CDS encoding DUF6147 family protein — protein MMRFKKCAFFVLLVGVLLAATSVAFAADPETKAPPGANEPFKEAGIESLLYLQDWGCDINYAGDGYLNINGFTQAYQTVDYIMVRLYLQRWDGSNWVDMASWPFERYSGSYVAGAKDLQVTKGYYYRTKATHGLTENGYNESASSYSGYIYAN, from the coding sequence TTGATGAGGTTTAAGAAGTGTGCTTTTTTTGTACTGCTGGTGGGTGTTTTACTTGCGGCAACCAGCGTTGCCTTTGCTGCTGATCCCGAAACTAAAGCGCCTCCGGGAGCAAACGAGCCATTTAAAGAAGCAGGCATTGAGTCCTTGCTTTACCTGCAGGATTGGGGGTGCGACATAAATTATGCGGGTGACGGTTACCTGAATATTAACGGTTTCACCCAGGCTTATCAGACAGTGGATTACATCATGGTCAGGCTGTATCTACAGCGCTGGGACGGCAGCAATTGGGTCGATATGGCGAGTTGGCCCTTTGAGCGGTATTCAGGCTCATATGTAGCCGGGGCCAAAGATCTGCAGGTGACAAAAGGATATTATTACAGGACAAAGGCCACGCATGGCTTGACCGAAAATGGTTATAACGAGTCGGCGTCATCTTATTCCGGATATATTTATGCGAATTAA